A single region of the Salvia miltiorrhiza cultivar Shanhuang (shh) chromosome 8, IMPLAD_Smil_shh, whole genome shotgun sequence genome encodes:
- the LOC131000099 gene encoding shugoshin-1-like has translation MKGDRMSKRSSFGSMVRRRLSDITNSLPQPKSPAFPEKNLQSDNASAKEHIDHLVKEKMALVKLIQEKNKIIELSGTEVQNLRTCLQKMQLQNWTLAQTNSHMLAEVNLGKQRLKALQHDVACKDTLLKTKILQLKEAEEVTEGSEMNEDARPRDASRRRRLSRSASLGSSTTSQQHAEMETALCKRRCVRRESGGGGYEAREEMLENVEAPRTSISRPSRKAVEKVQSYKERPLNIKMRRSQ, from the exons ATGAAAGGGGATAGAATGTCAAAAAGATCTTCATTTGGAAGCATGGTGAGAAGGAGGCTCTCCGATATTACCAATTCTTTGCCTCAGCCTAAATCGCCGGCATTTCCTGAAAAAAATTTGCAATCTGATAATGCTTCTGCTAAGGAGCACATTGACCATCTTGTTAAG GAAAAGATGGCCTTGGTGAAGCTCATTCAAGAAAAGAA TAAAATTATAGAATTGAGTGGAACTGAGGTTCAAAATTTGAGAACATGTCTTCAGAAAATGCAGctgcaaaactggactcttgCTCAAACAAATAGTCATATGCTAGCG GAAGTTAATTTGGGCAAACAAAGG CTGAAAGCATTACAACACGACGTAGCGTGCAAAGACACACTTCTCAAGACAAAGATTTTGCAACTCAAG GAGGCAGAGGAGGTAACAGAGGGATCGGAAATGAATGAGGATGCTAGGCCTCGCGATGCCAGCAGGAGGCGCCGTCTCTCAAGAAGTGCAT CTTTAGGCAGCTCAACGACATCTCAGCAGCACGCTGAAATGGAGACTGCACTATGCAAAAG GCGTTGTGTGAGGAGAGAATCTGGTGGTGGAGGCTATGAAGCAAGAGAAGAGATGTTGGAGAATGTTGAAGCGCCGAGAACATCCATTTCCAGACCATCGCGTAAGGCAGTGGAAAAGGTTCAGTCCTACAAGGAAAGACCTCTCAATATCAAAATGAGGAGATCACAATGA